A genomic stretch from Skermanella mucosa includes:
- a CDS encoding LysR family transcriptional regulator ArgP: MLDYALLSALAAVIRTGSFERAAQQLHVTPSAVSQRVKLLEERLGAILVVRGSPCVGTPAGQRLCQHVEQVALLESELRQELPGFRHAGPPVTVRIAVNADSLATWFVAAMAETRDCLFDLVIDDQEHSADWLRRGEVLAAVTSGAKPVQGCDSTALGALRYVATASPEFVGRHLPEGVHVDSLARAPCLTFNSKDRLQTLWTRQAFGTEIAPATHWLPSSQAFIDAALVGLGWGMNPEMLVADHLRHGRLVALVPDQPLDVPLFWQRSRIASSRLGDITRAVLRTAGAMLK, from the coding sequence GTGCTCGATTACGCCCTGCTCTCCGCCCTGGCGGCCGTCATCCGCACCGGCAGCTTCGAACGGGCAGCACAGCAGCTTCACGTCACCCCCTCGGCGGTATCGCAGCGGGTCAAGCTCCTGGAGGAGAGGCTGGGGGCTATCCTGGTGGTGCGAGGCTCCCCCTGCGTCGGCACGCCCGCGGGGCAGCGCCTGTGCCAGCACGTGGAACAGGTGGCCCTGTTGGAGAGCGAGTTGCGCCAGGAGCTTCCAGGCTTCCGGCACGCCGGGCCGCCGGTGACCGTCCGCATCGCGGTGAACGCCGACAGCCTCGCCACCTGGTTCGTCGCCGCGATGGCCGAAACGCGGGACTGCCTGTTCGACCTCGTCATCGACGACCAGGAGCACAGTGCCGACTGGCTGCGCCGGGGCGAGGTCCTGGCCGCCGTGACGTCCGGCGCCAAGCCGGTGCAAGGCTGCGACAGCACGGCGCTGGGCGCGCTGCGCTACGTCGCGACCGCCAGCCCGGAGTTCGTCGGCCGGCATTTGCCCGAGGGGGTGCATGTCGACTCCCTCGCCCGTGCGCCGTGCCTGACCTTCAACAGCAAGGACCGGCTGCAGACGCTATGGACGCGGCAGGCCTTCGGCACGGAAATCGCGCCGGCCACCCATTGGCTGCCCTCGTCCCAGGCGTTCATCGACGCGGCGCTGGTCGGCCTCGGATGGGGAATGAACCCCGAGATGCTGGTCGCCGACCATCTCCGTCACGGTCGGCTGGTCGCCCTGGTTCCGGACCAGCCGCTCGACGTACCGCTGTTCTGGCAGCGCAGCCGCATCGCGAGCAGCCGCCTGGGCGACATCACGCGAGCCGTCCTCCGCACGGCCGGCGCCATGCTGAAGTGA
- a CDS encoding LysE/ArgO family amino acid transporter, producing the protein MLSAFLPGLLLGLSLIVAIGAQNAFVLRQGLRGEHVLAVCLTCAVSDAVLILAGVGGFAQAADRAPWLETATRYAGAAFLFAYGLRSFLAAARSVNALTPAESVPAGLGATLATCLALTWLNPHVYLDTVVLLGSVSTQFAADKELFALGAMTASFLFFFSLGYGARLLRPVFARPGAWRVLDLGIGIVMVTIAATLIA; encoded by the coding sequence ATGCTGTCCGCTTTCCTCCCCGGCCTTCTGCTGGGCCTCAGCCTGATCGTCGCCATCGGCGCGCAGAACGCCTTCGTGCTCCGCCAGGGATTGCGCGGCGAACACGTCCTGGCGGTCTGCCTGACCTGCGCGGTTTCGGACGCCGTGCTGATCCTGGCGGGAGTGGGCGGTTTCGCCCAGGCCGCCGACCGGGCACCCTGGCTCGAAACGGCGACGCGCTATGCCGGCGCGGCCTTCCTGTTCGCCTATGGCCTGCGCAGCTTCCTGGCGGCGGCCCGCTCGGTAAACGCGCTGACGCCGGCAGAATCCGTTCCCGCCGGTCTCGGCGCGACGCTGGCGACCTGCCTGGCGCTGACATGGCTGAACCCTCATGTCTACCTGGACACCGTGGTGCTGCTTGGTTCCGTGTCCACGCAGTTCGCGGCGGACAAGGAGCTTTTCGCGCTCGGGGCGATGACGGCCTCCTTCCTCTTCTTCTTTTCCCTGGGCTATGGTGCGCGCCTGCTGCGGCCCGTCTTCGCGCGGCCGGGCGCCTGGAGGGTGCTGGATCTGGGCATCGGCATCGTCATGGTCACGATCGCCGCGACGCTGATCGCCTGA
- a CDS encoding FMN-binding negative transcriptional regulator, with the protein MYIPPAFRESDLPFIHETMRAARLANLVTATAGGLISTPLPLLLDERDGEMGTLHGHVAKANPQWREAPAGDALAIFMGPDAYVTPSWYAGKGRDGKVVPTWNYVAIHAYGPVEFYDDPDRLLDVVTRLTDLHEAARPRPWAVGDAPPDFVGAQLRGIVGVRLPIARIDAKRKMSQNRTAEDRATVKEGLSRSADARDRLAAGLIPGLVPGPIPD; encoded by the coding sequence ATGTATATTCCCCCGGCGTTCCGCGAGAGCGACCTGCCCTTCATCCACGAGACGATGCGGGCCGCGAGGCTCGCCAACCTGGTCACGGCCACGGCCGGCGGATTGATATCCACGCCGCTGCCCCTGTTGCTCGACGAGCGGGACGGGGAGATGGGCACGCTCCATGGCCATGTCGCGAAGGCCAATCCCCAGTGGAGGGAGGCACCGGCCGGCGACGCCCTGGCAATTTTCATGGGGCCGGACGCCTATGTCACCCCCTCCTGGTACGCGGGCAAGGGCCGGGACGGGAAGGTCGTTCCGACCTGGAACTACGTGGCGATCCACGCCTACGGCCCGGTCGAGTTCTACGACGATCCCGACCGCCTGCTCGACGTCGTCACGCGCCTGACCGACCTGCACGAGGCGGCGCGTCCCCGACCCTGGGCCGTCGGCGACGCGCCGCCCGACTTCGTAGGTGCGCAGCTGCGCGGCATCGTCGGTGTGCGGCTGCCCATCGCCCGGATCGACGCCAAGCGGAAGATGAGCCAGAACCGCACCGCCGAGGACAGGGCGACCGTGAAGGAGGGGCTTTCCCGGAGCGCCGACGCCCGCGACCGCCTGGCCGCCGGCCTCATCCCGGGCCTCGTCCCGGGCCCCATCCCGGATTGA